A region of Curvibacter sp. AEP1-3 DNA encodes the following proteins:
- a CDS encoding dienelactone hydrolase family protein: MLENLKNELDSLRPGRSTEAGATRRTALKAALGVGYAATAMPIMAQTAIKTSADGLISGEQIYDVDGYTVPFYYAAPAGGTDLPVILVVQEIFGVHEYIADTCRRFAKAGYLAIAPDLYSRQGDASKYTDIGKLLAEVVSKVPDEQVMADLDGALVWAADNGGDLKKLAITGFCWGGRITWLYAAHNKDVKAGVAWYGRLVGTLSELTPKNPVDIAGSLNAPVLGLYGGKDNGIPLDTVNEMKKALAAAGKKGNKAAKASQFVVYPDAGHAFHADYRPSYREKEAADGFKRALAWFKAKGVV; this comes from the coding sequence ATGCTGGAAAATTTAAAGAATGAATTGGATTCCCTGCGCCCCGGTCGCAGCACGGAAGCTGGTGCCACACGCCGCACCGCCCTGAAGGCCGCGCTCGGCGTGGGCTACGCAGCCACTGCGATGCCCATCATGGCGCAGACTGCGATCAAGACATCCGCCGATGGCCTCATCTCCGGTGAGCAGATTTACGACGTGGACGGCTACACCGTTCCTTTCTACTACGCAGCACCCGCTGGCGGCACCGATCTGCCAGTGATCCTGGTGGTTCAGGAAATCTTCGGCGTGCACGAGTACATCGCTGACACCTGCCGCCGTTTTGCAAAAGCCGGTTACCTGGCCATCGCCCCAGACTTGTATTCCCGCCAAGGCGATGCTTCCAAGTACACCGATATCGGCAAGTTGCTGGCAGAAGTCGTCTCCAAGGTGCCGGATGAGCAGGTCATGGCTGATCTGGATGGCGCCCTGGTTTGGGCCGCCGACAACGGTGGCGACCTCAAGAAGCTGGCGATCACAGGCTTCTGCTGGGGTGGACGTATCACCTGGCTCTACGCTGCGCACAATAAAGACGTGAAGGCCGGAGTGGCATGGTACGGGCGTTTGGTGGGCACCCTCTCCGAGCTCACCCCCAAGAACCCTGTCGACATTGCCGGCTCTTTGAACGCACCGGTTTTGGGTCTGTATGGCGGCAAAGATAACGGCATTCCGTTGGACACCGTGAACGAAATGAAGAAGGCCTTGGCTGCAGCCGGCAAAAAAGGCAACAAGGCTGCCAAGGCGTCGCAGTTCGTGGTGTACCCCGATGCAGGCCACGCCTTCCATGCCGACTACCGCCCCAGCTATCGCGAAAAAGAAGCCGCTGACGGCTTCAAGCGCGCATTGGCCTGGTTCAAAGCAAAGGGCGTTGTTTGA
- a CDS encoding efflux RND transporter periplasmic adaptor subunit, translated as MNQFHFKPLTLSLLTASVLTLAGLGLFATRTQAADAPKAAAAPKAALTVSTVQAKNSQLPVKLSANGGVAAWQEASVGSEASGLRVAELHAGVGDSVKRGQVLATFASESVQADVALARASLNEAQANAAEALANGDRARAVQGTGAISAQQINQYLTQEATAKARVASAQAQLDAQLLRLKQTQLLAPDSGIISARSASVGSVVGAGTEMFKLIRQGRLEWRGEVTSAEFARIKPGMTVLVTSPGGVQAKGKVRMLAPTVDAATRNGLVYVDLLAASTAGQSLGGAFKPGMYARGEFELGSTGALTVPQTAVVVRDGFSYVYRVGTDSKVSQLKVQTGRVVGEQIEIQSGVKPEDKLVASGGSFLSEGDTVKVVDAADSKPKAAAAPVAPAQAATK; from the coding sequence ATGAACCAATTTCACTTCAAGCCCCTGACCCTGAGTCTCCTGACCGCCAGTGTGCTGACCCTTGCCGGCCTCGGCCTGTTTGCCACCCGCACGCAGGCGGCCGATGCCCCCAAGGCCGCTGCTGCGCCCAAAGCCGCGCTGACCGTGTCCACGGTGCAGGCCAAGAACAGCCAGCTGCCCGTCAAGCTGTCGGCCAATGGCGGTGTCGCCGCCTGGCAAGAAGCCAGTGTGGGCTCAGAGGCCAGCGGCCTGCGCGTGGCTGAGCTACACGCGGGTGTGGGCGACAGCGTGAAGCGCGGCCAGGTGCTGGCGACCTTTGCGTCTGAAAGCGTGCAAGCCGATGTGGCGCTGGCACGCGCCAGCCTCAACGAAGCGCAGGCCAATGCGGCGGAAGCGCTGGCCAACGGCGATCGCGCGCGTGCGGTACAGGGCACCGGCGCCATCAGCGCCCAGCAGATCAACCAGTACCTCACGCAAGAAGCCACCGCCAAAGCGCGCGTGGCGTCTGCCCAAGCTCAACTGGACGCCCAGTTGCTGCGCCTGAAGCAAACCCAATTGCTCGCGCCCGACAGCGGCATCATCTCTGCCCGCAGCGCCAGTGTGGGGTCAGTGGTGGGGGCGGGCACCGAGATGTTCAAGCTCATTCGCCAAGGGCGGCTGGAGTGGCGGGGTGAAGTGACCTCGGCGGAGTTTGCCCGCATCAAACCCGGCATGACGGTGCTGGTCACCTCGCCCGGTGGCGTGCAGGCCAAGGGCAAGGTGCGCATGTTGGCGCCTACCGTGGATGCTGCTACCCGCAACGGCCTAGTGTATGTGGACTTGTTGGCTGCGTCGACGGCCGGCCAGTCGCTAGGTGGCGCATTCAAGCCCGGCATGTATGCCCGTGGTGAGTTTGAGTTGGGCAGCACCGGCGCATTGACGGTGCCACAAACCGCAGTCGTCGTTCGCGACGGTTTCAGCTACGTGTACCGCGTGGGCACTGACAGCAAAGTCAGCCAACTTAAGGTGCAGACCGGCCGCGTGGTGGGAGAGCAAATCGAAATCCAAAGCGGTGTGAAGCCTGAAGACAAGCTGGTGGCGAGCGGCGGCAGTTTCCTGAGTGAAGGCGACACCGTGAAGGTGGTGGACGCTGCAGATTCCAAGCCAAAAGCGGCTGCAGCGCCCGTAGCACCTGCGCAAGCAGCTACGAAATAA
- a CDS encoding CerR family C-terminal domain-containing protein has translation MSIPLPESVSAKPTRSDGVEARNRLLDAALQLFAEQGFAKTSIREIALAAQANVASISYYFGDKAGLYRAVFSDPRTNPPLPPEALEGTDVSLEQAIRGLLSSFLEPLKQGHVTQQQYMKLCFREMLEPTGAWQQEIDTNIAPAHMALTRGLCRHVGLAEADDDIHRLAFTISGLGVMLHVGNDLYTQIRPGLVNTPQALDAYLDRLVSYALVLVDAEALRRRAKAPAPAHSSEFISLQAP, from the coding sequence ATGTCGATTCCTTTGCCTGAGTCCGTTTCCGCCAAACCCACGCGCAGTGATGGGGTAGAAGCGCGCAACCGCCTGTTGGATGCTGCGTTGCAACTGTTTGCGGAGCAGGGTTTTGCCAAGACCTCCATCCGCGAAATTGCCCTAGCTGCGCAGGCCAATGTGGCGTCCATCAGCTACTACTTCGGTGACAAGGCCGGTCTGTACCGCGCCGTGTTTTCCGACCCACGCACCAATCCGCCTTTGCCCCCCGAAGCACTGGAGGGCACCGATGTGTCGCTGGAACAGGCGATCCGCGGTTTGTTGTCCAGCTTTTTGGAGCCGCTCAAGCAGGGCCATGTCACCCAGCAGCAGTACATGAAGCTCTGCTTTCGCGAAATGCTGGAGCCTACCGGCGCCTGGCAACAAGAGATTGACACCAATATTGCCCCCGCCCACATGGCCCTGACCCGCGGGCTCTGCCGCCATGTCGGGCTCGCTGAAGCGGATGACGATATCCACCGGCTCGCCTTCACCATCAGTGGCCTGGGCGTCATGCTCCATGTGGGCAACGACCTGTACACCCAGATCCGCCCCGGCCTGGTGAATACGCCGCAGGCGCTGGATGCGTATCTGGACCGTCTGGTGTCCTATGCCCTGGTGCTGGTGGACGCCGAAGCGCTGCGACGCCGCGCCAAAGCTCCGGCTCCCGCCCATTCCTCTGAATTCATCTCACTTCAAGCCCCATGA
- a CDS encoding TMEM165/GDT1 family protein, with amino-acid sequence MESLLVSTGVVALAEIGDKTQLLAFILAARFKKPLPIVLGILAATIVNHGLAGALGAWITTAISPEVLRWVLGASFLGMAIWTLIPDKIEDEETRIAGRFGVFGATLITFFLAEMGDKTQIATVAMAAHYATPVMVVIGTTLGMLIADVPAVFAGDKLANKIPMKLVHSIAAAIFAVLGIATLLGAGSGFGL; translated from the coding sequence ATGGAATCCCTTCTCGTCTCTACCGGTGTGGTCGCTCTGGCCGAAATCGGTGACAAAACCCAACTCCTTGCTTTCATCCTCGCGGCTCGCTTCAAAAAGCCATTGCCCATCGTGCTGGGCATTCTGGCCGCCACTATCGTCAACCATGGCCTGGCAGGCGCCCTCGGCGCATGGATTACCACAGCCATTAGCCCCGAAGTCTTGCGCTGGGTGCTTGGCGCGTCCTTCTTGGGTATGGCCATCTGGACGCTGATTCCCGACAAAATTGAAGACGAAGAAACCCGGATTGCCGGCCGCTTCGGTGTCTTCGGTGCCACGCTAATCACCTTCTTCTTGGCCGAAATGGGCGACAAGACCCAAATCGCCACGGTGGCCATGGCCGCCCATTACGCGACACCGGTGATGGTGGTCATAGGCACCACACTGGGCATGTTGATCGCCGACGTGCCAGCTGTGTTTGCTGGCGACAAGCTGGCTAACAAGATTCCGATGAAACTGGTGCACTCGATTGCGGCAGCCATTTTTGCCGTCTTGGGTATCGCCACCTTGCTGGGGGCAGGCTCAGGTTTCGGCCTTTAA
- a CDS encoding ZIP family metal transporter, with translation MILLAIVAGTIVAGIGSVWLAAALSFGALARYTQHMLSLAAGALLATAFMHLLPEAFESQAGAHDLFLVLLVGLVFFFLLDKAELWHHGHEHHHGPAAHGHEAHDDHGHAHHGHHHGHSHGADKPAGSWAVLTGDSVHCFGDGVLIASAFVADLRLGAIAALAVLAHEVPHHMGDLMVLRAGSSNKRAALIKVTLAGAVTALGGITGYWLVDQLQDYLPYFLAVASSSFIYVALADLIPQLQKRLTARETAAQIAWLGVGIGMVALVSSIAHAH, from the coding sequence TTGATTCTTCTGGCGATAGTGGCCGGCACAATCGTGGCCGGCATAGGGAGTGTGTGGCTGGCTGCGGCACTGAGTTTCGGTGCTTTGGCCCGCTACACCCAGCATATGTTGAGTCTGGCGGCGGGGGCCTTATTGGCTACCGCCTTCATGCATTTGCTGCCCGAAGCGTTTGAAAGCCAGGCCGGCGCGCATGATTTGTTTCTGGTGCTTCTGGTCGGGCTGGTCTTTTTCTTTCTCCTGGACAAAGCCGAGCTCTGGCACCACGGCCACGAGCACCACCACGGCCCTGCGGCGCATGGGCACGAGGCGCATGACGATCACGGACATGCTCACCATGGCCACCATCACGGGCACAGCCATGGCGCGGACAAGCCCGCGGGCAGTTGGGCGGTGCTTACCGGCGACAGCGTGCATTGCTTCGGAGACGGTGTGTTGATTGCCTCGGCCTTTGTGGCAGATTTGCGCTTGGGTGCTATTGCCGCCTTGGCGGTGCTGGCCCACGAAGTGCCGCACCATATGGGCGACCTGATGGTCCTGCGGGCAGGCTCCAGCAACAAGAGGGCAGCCCTGATCAAGGTCACGCTGGCAGGTGCAGTGACCGCGTTGGGCGGTATCACCGGTTACTGGCTGGTCGACCAGCTGCAAGACTACCTTCCATATTTCCTGGCGGTGGCGTCCAGCAGCTTCATTTATGTCGCGCTGGCGGACTTGATTCCCCAGCTTCAAAAACGGCTCACCGCACGGGAAACTGCGGCACAAATTGCGTGGTTGGGTGTGGGCATCGGAATGGTCGCGCTCGTCAGCAGCATAGCGCACGCTCACTAA
- a CDS encoding methyl-accepting chemotaxis protein produces the protein MGLSGIKIATKLWSFIVLIIVAICMVAVIGLMRSSAILSEGRQKQAIAQDLVQIATEWNGLTSTNSARNTAILLSSGNALNDAFKDVVTATSNQITELQTKIEGMAQTEEDKAQLKKVADARKLVLSSRGKARDLKKAGQDAEAMQAFTTEYEPALKVYLAEQQRFIELQKEQTAKLQVEIEAKRATNTTGILVSLAVIVAAIFAGTTWLVRSIREPLNMANDLAARIAEGDLTHSVHSDRTDEFGQLLHSLEAMNISLGRMVSEIRGGTDSIAIASAEIATGNNDLAQRTEQTSGNLQATASSMDGITQMVQHSTDSARQASGLAASASSVAQRGGEVVSQVVHTMQEIDASSKKISDIISVIDGIAFQTNILALNAAVEAARAGEQGRGFAVVASEVRSLAGRSAEAAKEIKALINTSVEKVESGTQLVTDAGSTMEEIVQSVRRVADVIGEITSAANEQSSGIAGVNQAIGNLDQMTQQNAALVEESAAAAESLREQADRMKQAVAVFKVSGNQGGTPLASVPVRSGKSSPTFKGPERRSGQASGPQARASTAKASAPKPSAPKPAPAPVPSLQKPVATASNRTVPAGGDDDWETF, from the coding sequence ATGGGACTCAGCGGAATCAAAATCGCGACCAAGCTCTGGTCTTTCATCGTGTTGATCATCGTGGCCATTTGTATGGTCGCCGTGATCGGGCTCATGCGCAGTTCTGCGATTTTGAGTGAAGGTCGCCAAAAGCAGGCCATAGCGCAGGATTTGGTGCAAATCGCTACGGAGTGGAACGGTTTGACCTCCACGAACTCGGCTCGCAATACGGCCATTCTTTTGAGTTCCGGCAATGCGTTGAATGACGCATTCAAGGATGTGGTGACGGCCACTTCCAACCAGATCACGGAACTGCAAACCAAGATCGAGGGCATGGCCCAGACCGAGGAAGACAAAGCCCAGCTGAAGAAAGTGGCAGACGCACGCAAGTTGGTTCTATCTTCTCGCGGCAAGGCACGTGACCTTAAGAAAGCCGGGCAGGATGCAGAAGCCATGCAGGCCTTCACCACCGAGTACGAACCCGCCTTGAAGGTGTATTTGGCTGAGCAGCAGCGATTCATTGAACTTCAAAAAGAACAGACGGCAAAGTTGCAGGTGGAAATCGAGGCCAAGCGGGCGACCAATACCACTGGCATTCTGGTGAGTCTGGCCGTGATCGTGGCAGCCATCTTTGCAGGTACGACTTGGCTGGTGCGTTCCATCCGCGAGCCTCTCAATATGGCCAATGACCTGGCTGCGCGCATCGCTGAGGGCGATCTGACACATTCGGTGCATTCCGACCGCACTGACGAATTCGGTCAGCTGTTGCATTCCCTGGAAGCGATGAACATTTCCCTCGGACGCATGGTGTCCGAGATCCGTGGTGGTACCGACAGCATTGCGATTGCCAGTGCTGAAATTGCCACCGGCAACAACGACTTGGCGCAGCGCACCGAACAGACTTCCGGCAACCTGCAGGCCACGGCCTCCAGCATGGACGGCATTACCCAGATGGTGCAGCACAGCACTGACAGCGCCCGCCAGGCCAGTGGCTTGGCGGCCAGTGCCTCCAGCGTCGCCCAGCGCGGTGGCGAGGTGGTGAGCCAGGTGGTGCACACCATGCAAGAGATTGATGCCAGTAGCAAAAAGATCTCCGACATCATCAGCGTGATTGACGGCATTGCATTCCAGACCAACATCCTGGCGCTGAACGCGGCGGTGGAAGCGGCCCGCGCGGGTGAGCAAGGCCGCGGCTTCGCGGTGGTGGCGTCTGAAGTGCGCTCTCTGGCAGGCCGAAGTGCTGAAGCTGCAAAAGAAATCAAGGCCTTGATTAACACCTCGGTGGAAAAAGTGGAGTCCGGCACCCAGCTCGTGACAGACGCTGGCTCCACCATGGAAGAGATCGTGCAATCAGTGCGCCGCGTAGCGGATGTGATCGGTGAAATCACCTCGGCCGCCAACGAGCAGAGCAGTGGTATCGCCGGCGTGAACCAGGCTATTGGCAATCTCGACCAGATGACCCAGCAAAACGCTGCGCTGGTGGAAGAGAGTGCGGCAGCGGCGGAAAGCCTGCGCGAACAAGCAGATCGCATGAAACAAGCCGTGGCCGTTTTCAAGGTCTCGGGTAACCAGGGCGGCACACCACTGGCCTCGGTGCCCGTGCGTTCCGGCAAATCCAGCCCGACATTCAAGGGGCCTGAGCGCCGCAGTGGTCAGGCTTCAGGCCCTCAGGCTCGCGCCTCTACCGCAAAAGCATCTGCGCCCAAGCCATCGGCTCCCAAGCCTGCTCCGGCACCCGTTCCAAGCTTGCAAAAACCTGTCGCCACCGCCTCAAACCGCACTGTTCCGGCCGGTGGAGACGACGATTGGGAAACGTTCTAA
- a CDS encoding efflux RND transporter permease subunit: protein MNVSSWSIKNPIPAVMLFVMLTFAGMLAFNSMKVQQFPDLELPNITISASLPGAAPAQLETEVARKLENAIASIQGLKNIYTKVQDGGVTITAEFRLEKPTQEALDEVRSAVQGVRSELPSDVRDPVINKVNLSGAPILALTIRSSKMDDEALSWFVDNTVSRRLLGVKGVGSVVRVGGVTREVEVALDPMKLQGLGATAADISRQLKQVQTESAGGRADLGGSEQPMRTLATVKTAEELANLELTLSNGQRVRLDQVATVKDTIAEPRAAALLNGVPVVGFEITRSKGASEVEVGAAVNAALDELKAQHPDIELTQAFDFVKPVAEEFDASMTMLYEGALLAVIVVWLFLRNWRATFVSAVALPLSAIPAFIGMAYLGFTINTVTLLALSLVIGVLVDDAIVEVENIERHLNMGKTPYQAAMEAADEIGLAVVATTFTLIAVFLPTAFMSGIPGKFFKQFGWTAALAVFASLVVARVLTPMMAAYIMKRSPREHKDPFWMGAYMRASRWALSHRWITMGAAAAFFVGSIMLIPLLPTGFIPPDDNSQTQVYIELPPGSTLKQTRDAAEHARQLLGKVDHIQSIYTTIGGGAAGSDPFAPPGTTEVRKATLTVLLTERGKRPRKQGIENAIRAAMAEVPGIRSKVGLGGSGEKYQLVLTGEDPLALASAAAAVERDLRTIPGLGSITSSASLIRSEIAVRPDFAKAADLGVTSASIGETLRIATVGDYDTSLAKLNLSQRQVPIVVKLDDSARQDLDLLGRLAVPGVKGPVMLSQVATLEVAGGPAVIDRLNRSRNITFEVELSGAPLGDVTEAVQKLPSITNLPPGVKQLALGDAEVMGELFASFGLAMLTGVLCIYIVLVLLFKDFLQPFTILAALPLSLGGAFVGLLVVNQSFSMPSLIGLIMLMGIATKNSILLVEYAILARRGSDGSDGHTVAAPMSRFDALIDACHKRARPIVMTTIAMGAGMVPLAVGWGAADSSFRSPMAVAVIGGLITSTVLSLLVIPSVFTVVDDLEHLLGRLKRWVLREKPAAEVKPVQ, encoded by the coding sequence ATGAACGTCTCCTCGTGGTCGATCAAAAACCCCATTCCGGCGGTCATGCTCTTTGTGATGCTGACCTTCGCGGGCATGCTGGCTTTCAACAGCATGAAGGTGCAGCAGTTCCCTGACCTGGAGCTGCCCAACATCACCATCTCGGCCAGCCTGCCCGGTGCAGCGCCGGCCCAGCTGGAAACCGAAGTGGCCCGCAAACTGGAGAACGCGATTGCGTCCATCCAGGGCCTGAAAAACATCTACACCAAGGTGCAGGACGGTGGCGTCACGATCACCGCCGAATTCCGCCTGGAGAAGCCCACTCAAGAGGCGCTGGACGAAGTGCGCAGCGCCGTGCAGGGCGTGCGCAGTGAGCTGCCCAGCGATGTGCGCGATCCGGTGATCAACAAGGTGAACCTGTCGGGCGCGCCCATTCTGGCGCTCACCATCCGTTCGTCCAAGATGGATGACGAAGCGCTGAGCTGGTTTGTGGACAACACCGTTTCACGCCGCTTGCTGGGCGTGAAGGGTGTGGGCTCGGTAGTGCGCGTGGGTGGGGTGACCCGCGAGGTGGAGGTCGCCCTCGACCCCATGAAGCTTCAAGGCCTGGGCGCTACCGCTGCAGACATTTCGCGCCAACTCAAACAGGTGCAAACCGAGAGCGCAGGTGGCCGCGCCGACCTGGGTGGTAGCGAGCAGCCCATGCGCACACTGGCTACCGTCAAAACCGCCGAAGAACTGGCCAATCTGGAGTTGACACTCTCCAACGGACAGCGCGTGCGCCTCGACCAAGTAGCCACCGTCAAAGACACGATTGCTGAGCCCCGCGCGGCCGCGCTGCTTAACGGCGTGCCGGTGGTGGGCTTCGAGATCACTCGCAGCAAAGGTGCCAGCGAGGTGGAAGTCGGCGCCGCAGTAAACGCAGCCTTGGACGAACTCAAGGCCCAGCACCCCGACATCGAACTCACCCAGGCCTTCGACTTTGTGAAGCCCGTGGCCGAAGAGTTTGATGCCTCCATGACCATGCTTTACGAAGGCGCCTTGCTGGCGGTGATTGTGGTGTGGCTGTTTCTGCGCAACTGGCGTGCGACCTTTGTGTCTGCGGTTGCTCTGCCCTTGTCCGCGATTCCTGCCTTTATCGGCATGGCGTATCTGGGCTTCACCATCAATACTGTGACACTGTTGGCGCTCTCTTTGGTGATCGGCGTGCTGGTCGACGATGCGATTGTGGAGGTCGAGAACATAGAGCGCCACCTGAACATGGGCAAGACGCCTTACCAGGCGGCCATGGAAGCGGCCGACGAAATTGGCTTGGCGGTGGTTGCGACCACCTTCACCCTGATTGCGGTGTTTCTTCCCACCGCGTTCATGAGCGGCATTCCCGGCAAGTTCTTCAAGCAGTTCGGCTGGACGGCAGCACTCGCGGTGTTCGCCTCGCTGGTGGTGGCCCGGGTGCTCACGCCCATGATGGCCGCCTACATCATGAAGCGCAGCCCGCGCGAACACAAAGACCCGTTCTGGATGGGCGCTTACATGCGCGCAAGCCGTTGGGCGCTGAGCCACCGCTGGATCACCATGGGTGCCGCTGCGGCCTTCTTTGTGGGCTCCATCATGCTGATCCCCCTGTTGCCTACCGGCTTCATTCCGCCGGATGACAACTCACAGACGCAGGTGTACATCGAGTTGCCTCCCGGTTCCACCTTGAAGCAAACGCGCGATGCGGCAGAGCATGCCCGCCAGTTGCTGGGCAAGGTCGACCACATCCAGAGCATCTATACAACCATCGGTGGTGGTGCAGCAGGCTCCGACCCGTTCGCGCCTCCGGGTACCACCGAGGTCCGCAAGGCCACGCTCACGGTGTTGCTGACCGAGCGCGGCAAGCGCCCCCGCAAGCAAGGCATTGAAAACGCCATCCGCGCGGCCATGGCCGAAGTGCCCGGCATCCGTAGCAAGGTGGGCTTGGGCGGCAGTGGCGAGAAGTACCAACTGGTGCTGACCGGCGAAGACCCTCTGGCCTTGGCCAGTGCTGCCGCTGCGGTGGAGCGCGACCTGCGCACCATTCCCGGTTTGGGCAGCATCACTTCCAGCGCGAGTTTGATCCGCTCTGAAATTGCAGTACGCCCCGACTTTGCGAAGGCCGCTGACTTGGGTGTCACCAGTGCCTCTATTGGCGAGACCCTGCGCATTGCAACCGTTGGCGACTATGACACTTCGCTTGCGAAGCTCAACCTCAGCCAGCGGCAAGTGCCGATTGTGGTGAAGTTGGATGACTCCGCGCGCCAGGACCTAGACTTGCTGGGCCGACTCGCGGTGCCCGGCGTCAAAGGCCCTGTCATGCTGAGTCAGGTGGCCACGCTTGAAGTGGCCGGTGGCCCGGCGGTGATCGACCGCCTGAACCGCTCACGCAACATCACCTTTGAAGTCGAGCTCTCCGGCGCGCCGTTGGGCGATGTGACAGAGGCCGTGCAAAAGCTGCCCTCGATCACCAACCTGCCGCCCGGCGTGAAGCAGTTGGCGTTGGGTGACGCTGAAGTCATGGGCGAGCTGTTTGCCAGCTTCGGCCTGGCCATGCTGACCGGGGTGCTGTGCATCTACATCGTGCTGGTGCTGTTGTTCAAGGACTTCTTGCAGCCCTTCACCATTCTGGCGGCGCTGCCACTGTCCTTGGGGGGCGCGTTTGTGGGCTTGCTGGTGGTGAACCAGAGCTTCTCCATGCCGTCCCTCATTGGGCTCATCATGCTGATGGGCATTGCGACCAAGAACTCGATTCTGTTGGTGGAGTATGCGATCCTGGCGCGCCGGGGTAGCGATGGCAGTGATGGTCACACCGTGGCTGCTCCAATGAGCCGGTTTGACGCGCTCATTGACGCCTGCCACAAGCGTGCGCGGCCGATTGTGATGACCACTATCGCCATGGGCGCCGGCATGGTGCCACTGGCCGTGGGCTGGGGCGCTGCGGACAGCAGCTTCCGCAGTCCGATGGCGGTCGCGGTGATCGGTGGGCTGATCACCTCCACCGTGCTCAGCCTCTTGGTGATCCCATCGGTGTTCACGGTAGTGGACGATCTGGAGCATCTCTTGGGTCGCTTGAAGCGCTGGGTGTTGCGCGAGAAACCGGCTGCGGAGGTGAAGCCGGTACAATAG
- a CDS encoding efflux transporter outer membrane subunit, which produces MHLRTPKPAYVALVLTLMLSGCAIVMPPAKVDAAPALQWQAPLPHQGAVGSLAQWWQKQGDPLLVELIDAAQAVSPNVAQALARVESARAQRTTANAALLPKLDASVSASRGVSQPDVPVATTQSVGLQASWELDLVGANRAVSNAADAQFQGTQAQWHDARVSVAAEVATTYYSYATCTQLLGVARKDAASRQETARLTELNAKAGFAAPSVAALARASAADGSSRVTQQQAACDLDVKALVALTGLPEQDLRQKLAAAPMERAQAAPVSIASVPAQTLTQRPDVFAAERDVIVASAQVGSAKAQRYPRLTLSGSVGALRYSSMGRETNLDTWSFGPLAVTLPLFDGGQRKANVVSAEAAYAQSVSVYRGKVRQAVREVEEALVNLQSTDARKQDAAVATAGYAESLAATQARYGQGLASLVELEDARRNALAAESAQLSLGLERNRAWVSLYRALGGGFEPDRLNADITSSVADQPRP; this is translated from the coding sequence ATGCATTTACGAACCCCCAAGCCTGCTTATGTGGCACTGGTGCTCACACTCATGTTGAGCGGATGTGCCATCGTCATGCCACCCGCCAAAGTCGATGCTGCTCCTGCCTTGCAATGGCAGGCTCCTCTGCCCCACCAAGGGGCGGTAGGCTCGCTGGCCCAGTGGTGGCAGAAGCAGGGCGATCCGCTGTTGGTGGAACTGATCGATGCCGCACAAGCCGTCAGCCCCAATGTGGCCCAGGCACTGGCGAGGGTAGAGTCCGCCCGCGCGCAGCGCACCACCGCCAATGCGGCTTTGCTGCCCAAGCTGGATGCGAGCGTCAGCGCCAGCCGTGGCGTGAGCCAGCCCGATGTGCCGGTGGCCACCACCCAATCGGTAGGTCTGCAAGCCAGCTGGGAGCTCGATCTGGTGGGCGCCAACCGCGCTGTCAGCAATGCGGCGGACGCGCAGTTTCAGGGTACGCAGGCCCAGTGGCACGACGCCCGTGTGTCAGTCGCCGCCGAAGTGGCCACCACTTATTACAGCTACGCCACCTGCACCCAGTTGCTCGGTGTGGCGCGCAAAGACGCAGCATCCCGCCAAGAAACCGCACGTCTGACCGAGCTCAATGCCAAAGCCGGTTTTGCGGCACCTTCGGTAGCCGCCTTGGCCCGCGCCAGCGCTGCCGATGGCAGCAGCCGCGTGACCCAACAACAGGCTGCCTGCGACTTGGATGTGAAAGCCCTGGTGGCCCTGACGGGCTTGCCTGAGCAGGATCTCCGACAAAAACTGGCTGCAGCGCCCATGGAGCGTGCGCAAGCAGCTCCTGTTTCCATAGCAAGCGTGCCCGCACAAACCCTGACCCAACGTCCCGATGTGTTTGCCGCAGAGCGCGACGTGATCGTCGCCAGCGCCCAGGTGGGCAGTGCCAAAGCCCAGCGCTACCCGCGCCTGACCCTGAGCGGTTCGGTGGGTGCGCTGCGCTACAGCAGCATGGGGCGCGAGACGAATCTGGATACCTGGTCCTTTGGCCCCTTGGCTGTCACATTGCCACTGTTTGACGGCGGCCAGCGCAAGGCCAATGTGGTGTCTGCCGAGGCGGCCTATGCGCAAAGCGTGTCGGTCTACCGCGGCAAGGTGCGCCAGGCTGTGCGCGAAGTAGAAGAAGCACTGGTCAACCTGCAAAGCACCGATGCCCGCAAGCAGGATGCCGCTGTGGCCACCGCAGGCTATGCCGAGTCGCTCGCAGCCACCCAGGCCCGCTACGGCCAAGGCTTGGCCAGTTTGGTGGAGCTGGAAGACGCACGCCGCAATGCGTTGGCTGCGGAGTCTGCCCAGCTCTCGCTAGGGCTGGAGCGCAACCGCGCTTGGGTGTCGCTCTACCGCGCTTTGGGTGGCGGCTTCGAGCCAGACCGCCTAAACGCGGACATCACCTCAAGCGTCGCCGATCAGCCACGCCCCTAA